The following proteins come from a genomic window of bacterium:
- the polA gene encoding DNA polymerase I produces the protein MRDKVFLMIDGMSFVYRAFYAIRDLKTASGFPTNAIFGFVNMFERLLKDYPPDYIAVAFDTKEPTFRHKKYEEYKATRKPIPDDLIPQIGPIKQVLKAYNIKIFECPGYEADDILATLAKKSSSAGVRALIATGDKDMLQLVDGKNIFVLSPGIKENILYDPDKVLEKFGVNPERILDLLSLAGDASDNIPGVPGIGIKTARELLNNFGSLDDILNNIDKIKSPSKQRIFRDNGDKALFSRDLIRIDKDIPIEFDFSECSLTEPDKSLLSTLFRQYEFKKLAERYGTRRDEHKDCKSLSSPEEILQYLESCRGLEKIYFKTLRDKSDKFTVLCMYNTLTDPVSFALGGSAGEPVTRAVRGILESGKIKKTGFGLKNDIIELRKSGIGLNGIESDVEIAAYVLNPSLKSYSIDSIMFKYMPEKALIPGESGDAAYCCLCLELLPELSDVMSCLIKEEKMTGLYKDIELKIIPVLADMESEGIRIDRNILKDLSAEMKTEVGVLKKKIFGLSGREFNINSTKQLGKVLFEDMGLPISRKTKTGFSTDDKVLEELENRHPVVEHIRRYRVLTKLISTYIDALPELVDASDRLHTTFNQTGTATGRLSSSNPNLQNIPVKTEDGKKIRKAFIPREGWLLLSCDYSQIELRVLAHLSGDEKLLKAFKDGMDIHAYTAALINDIDIKDVTDELRQSAKAVNFGIIYGISSFGLSKNSGIARKTASEFIENYYARYKRVKDFIDEVIKTAEQQGFVNTISGRKRYIAEFKSSNPRERNFAGRIAVNTKIQGSAADIIKAAMVKVSALIKGKELSSRMILQVHDELIFEAPPIKAETVKEEVRNIMENIFPLNVPLKVSMSCGNNWADI, from the coding sequence ATGCGCGACAAAGTTTTTTTGATGATTGATGGAATGTCATTCGTTTACCGCGCGTTTTACGCCATAAGGGATTTAAAAACAGCTTCCGGTTTTCCGACAAACGCGATTTTCGGATTTGTGAATATGTTTGAAAGGCTCCTGAAGGATTACCCGCCCGATTATATCGCCGTTGCTTTCGATACAAAAGAACCGACATTCAGGCATAAGAAGTATGAGGAATATAAAGCTACAAGAAAACCCATACCTGATGACCTCATACCTCAGATCGGCCCCATAAAACAGGTTTTAAAAGCATATAATATAAAGATATTCGAGTGTCCCGGTTATGAAGCCGACGATATTCTCGCCACTTTGGCGAAGAAAAGTTCATCGGCGGGCGTCAGGGCCTTAATCGCGACGGGTGATAAAGATATGCTGCAGCTTGTAGACGGCAAAAATATATTCGTCCTGTCTCCCGGAATCAAGGAGAACATCCTTTATGACCCTGATAAAGTCTTGGAAAAATTCGGAGTAAATCCCGAAAGGATACTGGATCTGCTGTCTCTGGCGGGAGACGCTTCGGATAATATACCGGGTGTTCCGGGTATCGGTATTAAAACGGCGCGGGAGCTCTTAAACAATTTCGGTTCACTGGATGATATCCTTAATAATATAGATAAGATAAAAAGTCCTTCGAAGCAGAGAATATTCAGGGATAACGGAGATAAAGCGCTGTTTTCGAGGGATTTGATCCGGATTGATAAAGATATTCCCATTGAGTTTGATTTTTCCGAATGTTCCCTGACCGAGCCGGATAAAAGTTTACTTTCAACCCTTTTCCGGCAATATGAGTTTAAGAAGCTGGCGGAAAGATACGGGACGCGCCGGGATGAGCATAAAGACTGTAAATCGCTGTCATCTCCGGAAGAGATATTGCAGTATCTGGAAAGTTGCAGGGGACTTGAAAAAATATATTTTAAGACCCTGAGAGATAAATCGGATAAATTTACCGTATTATGTATGTATAACACGCTTACAGACCCTGTATCATTTGCGCTTGGCGGCAGCGCCGGGGAACCGGTAACCAGGGCGGTCAGGGGTATTTTAGAAAGCGGAAAAATAAAAAAAACGGGCTTTGGTTTAAAAAACGATATTATCGAGTTAAGAAAATCCGGTATCGGGCTTAACGGGATAGAATCCGATGTTGAAATTGCGGCTTATGTGTTAAACCCCTCATTAAAAAGTTATTCCATAGACAGCATAATGTTCAAATATATGCCGGAGAAGGCATTAATCCCGGGAGAATCGGGAGATGCCGCGTACTGTTGTTTATGCCTTGAATTGCTGCCGGAGCTGAGTGATGTCATGTCATGCCTGATTAAAGAAGAAAAAATGACCGGATTATACAAAGATATCGAGTTGAAAATAATACCGGTTCTTGCGGATATGGAATCCGAGGGGATAAGGATAGACAGGAATATTTTAAAGGATTTATCCGCCGAAATGAAAACAGAAGTAGGTGTCTTAAAGAAGAAAATTTTTGGCCTCTCGGGCCGGGAATTCAATATTAATTCGACAAAACAGCTTGGCAAGGTGCTTTTTGAGGATATGGGACTTCCGATATCGAGAAAAACCAAGACCGGTTTTTCCACAGACGATAAAGTACTTGAAGAACTTGAAAACAGGCATCCTGTTGTCGAACATATAAGAAGATACAGGGTGCTGACAAAACTTATCTCGACTTATATTGACGCCTTGCCGGAGCTGGTGGATGCCTCGGACAGGCTTCATACGACATTTAATCAGACCGGCACAGCGACAGGCCGTTTAAGTTCAAGCAATCCAAACCTCCAGAATATACCCGTCAAAACAGAAGACGGTAAAAAAATCCGGAAAGCATTTATTCCGAGAGAGGGCTGGCTGCTTCTTTCCTGTGATTATTCACAGATTGAATTAAGGGTGCTGGCCCATTTATCCGGCGACGAGAAATTGCTTAAGGCGTTCAAAGACGGGATGGATATACATGCTTACACGGCCGCTTTGATAAATGATATCGACATTAAAGATGTTACGGATGAGCTCAGGCAGTCCGCAAAGGCTGTGAACTTCGGTATAATATACGGTATAAGCTCCTTCGGACTTTCGAAAAATTCCGGCATAGCCAGGAAAACAGCTTCGGAATTCATTGAAAATTATTATGCGAGATATAAAAGAGTCAAAGACTTTATTGATGAGGTTATTAAAACGGCTGAGCAACAGGGTTTTGTAAATACTATTTCAGGAAGAAAAAGATATATTGCCGAGTTTAAATCCTCAAATCCGAGAGAGAGGAACTTTGCCGGGAGAATAGCCGTAAATACAAAAATACAGGGTTCAGCCGCCGATATTATAAAAGCGGCGATGGTGAAGGTCTCCGCTTTAATAAAAGGCAAGGAATTAAGCTCAAGAATGATATTGCAGGTCCATGACGAACTGATATTCGAAGCGCCTCCCATCAAAGCCGAGACGGTTAAAGAGGAAGTGAGAAATATCATGGAAAATATATTTCCGTTAAATGTTCCGCTTAAAGTAAGTATGTCCTGCGGCAATAACTGGGCGGATATCTGA
- a CDS encoding prepilin-type N-terminal cleavage/methylation domain-containing protein has translation MKGYTLIEMLVVVVIVFILISVIIPTTVVIQKRASSVACIGNLKQIHSALELYTLDSNYFYPKIRYNADGGSNYRWDVFLVRKGYVNVSNKNIAVDAAPGELFICPWHLKMAKRQGATIKRSYGMNASMRKTGGDGTWDAASNDIHVKKQWCRVPYAEAILAAEANEGTEIADNWESVYNVNWGHVAWTRHDPRANYIFIDGHVESLLPAEAGNYFEWQ, from the coding sequence ATGAAAGGTTATACATTAATAGAAATGCTTGTCGTGGTTGTTATCGTGTTTATTTTAATATCCGTAATCATACCCACAACCGTTGTTATCCAGAAAAGAGCCAGCAGTGTTGCCTGTATAGGAAACCTTAAACAGATACACAGCGCTCTTGAGCTCTATACCCTGGACAGCAATTATTTTTACCCCAAAATAAGGTATAACGCGGATGGGGGCAGCAACTACAGATGGGATGTGTTTCTCGTTCGGAAAGGGTATGTCAACGTGAGCAACAAGAATATCGCGGTTGATGCGGCTCCCGGTGAACTTTTCATCTGCCCGTGGCACCTGAAAATGGCTAAAAGGCAGGGCGCCACAATCAAGAGGAGTTACGGGATGAACGCTTCTATGAGGAAAACCGGCGGTGACGGGACATGGGATGCGGCATCGAATGACATACATGTAAAAAAGCAGTGGTGCAGGGTTCCTTACGCGGAAGCGATACTTGCCGCGGAAGCGAACGAAGGGACTGAGATTGCCGATAACTGGGAATCGGTTTATAATGTTAACTGGGGCCATGTCGCGTGGACGAGACATGATCCCCGGGCGAATTATATTTTTATTGACGGACATGTGGAATCGCTGCTTCCGGCGGAGGCGGGGAACTATTTTGAGTGGCAATAG
- a CDS encoding type II secretion system GspH family protein, which yields MGRKAYTLMEMLVVMAIITIIAGLVLPGIWAAKERAHQATCINNLRQLGLAFQMYMQENRMYLPPENAGGIGWDQKMYPYIQAEWTTKKSELVMCPKYITDHYEYTQDPGAPLMTTYGMSGNWARNKGLAPVSTSLGFHKASYHRRWETTILLGPVKRTAPDASEWGACIPASIAPNWDNADTERHRANRANYLLLDGHVQSFTLRQTLAGNMWYANQ from the coding sequence GTGGGACGTAAAGCTTATACATTGATGGAGATGCTGGTTGTAATGGCTATAATAACCATTATAGCCGGCCTTGTTTTGCCCGGAATATGGGCGGCAAAAGAACGGGCTCATCAGGCGACATGCATAAATAATTTAAGACAGCTCGGGCTTGCTTTTCAGATGTATATGCAGGAAAACAGGATGTATCTTCCTCCCGAGAATGCCGGTGGTATCGGCTGGGACCAGAAAATGTATCCTTATATACAGGCTGAATGGACTACAAAAAAATCAGAGCTCGTAATGTGCCCTAAGTATATCACCGACCATTATGAATATACCCAGGATCCCGGCGCTCCCTTGATGACGACTTACGGTATGAGCGGCAACTGGGCGCGTAATAAAGGTTTGGCTCCCGTTAGCACTTCTCTCGGTTTTCATAAAGCTTCATACCACAGAAGATGGGAAACCACCATTTTACTCGGGCCTGTAAAAAGGACGGCGCCCGATGCTTCCGAATGGGGAGCATGCATACCGGCTTCTATCGCTCCGAACTGGGATAATGCCGATACGGAACGGCACAGGGCAAACAGGGCAAATTATCTGCTGCTTGACGGCCATGTCCAGTCGTTTACATTACGACAGACACTTGCCGGAAATATGTGGTACGCTAATCAATAG
- a CDS encoding tetratricopeptide repeat protein, with product MNTAIKNSLVLAVIMIFIASAAGLGFAQVDSRTLMEAERLANEHARELELENQVRKAEVERHMQAAADYEDRGMLIEAKAEYEQVLGIEPGNKDAKVRLSKLDSGIEKAMKREISGKLSKGVNEYKKGNYADAVNIFEDVIDKDPSNKQAIKYMAKSRAALSAESEFGVEEVTVEGEKIVLDNIQKSDQLYAEGYLYFKDRRYEESIPFFEKALELNPDHANAARHLKMSLANVRQTTDKIWDDEKDVYFNQVGEHWMVKKKMIGDDKTYKKVSESEQERKSAAKLKMEKELEQVVPSIKLKDANLKYVVKHLSGLSGVNILLDPAAQGMEDQTITISLTDIPLMEAIKYIVRAKGLVYRIDDYAVIITDAANVSDEEMETRYYQLSSGVTSGSTFTTSFAEEAGETTTMGSAAGVESTKTIQDVLEESGVPFPDGSKIFLDKRTGILIVRNTPRNLSIIEDVLQKLDIVPYQVEIESKFVELTEDTAKELGIEWMLTDQMTLFKQHDKKLVADPRPWADSIGNPEFGQYGANWGREGVTKGVRFLEDTTGEPSGNIMKISAVLGVAEFSAILHALDQKGDVNVLSSPRVTTVNNSQAQIKVVDEIIYPTEFEITPPSTNDAGTVITPAVIIPSAFETREIGILLSVIPTVGNDKKTITLAMIPEVSDLTGWINYGTTALPARQPTFQTRNVSTSVVVNDGDTVVMGGLIREEKTGTDDKVPIIGDIPLLGRLFRNETQSNQKMNLIIFVTAKLITPRGDLLREYMGETEESSVDLKPLVKQ from the coding sequence ATGAATACAGCAATAAAAAATTCGCTGGTACTAGCGGTTATTATGATCTTTATAGCATCTGCGGCAGGTTTGGGTTTTGCTCAGGTTGACAGCCGGACCCTGATGGAAGCGGAAAGGCTTGCCAATGAGCACGCAAGGGAGCTTGAGTTGGAAAATCAGGTGAGAAAAGCCGAAGTGGAACGGCATATGCAGGCCGCGGCTGATTATGAGGACCGCGGGATGCTTATTGAGGCCAAGGCGGAATACGAGCAGGTTCTGGGAATTGAACCCGGCAATAAAGACGCGAAAGTCAGGTTGTCAAAGCTTGATTCCGGCATAGAAAAAGCCATGAAAAGGGAAATTTCCGGTAAATTGTCCAAAGGCGTAAATGAATATAAAAAAGGGAATTATGCCGATGCGGTCAATATTTTTGAGGATGTGATAGATAAAGATCCGAGCAATAAACAGGCTATAAAATATATGGCAAAGTCAAGAGCGGCGCTGTCTGCGGAAAGCGAATTCGGAGTAGAAGAAGTAACCGTAGAGGGCGAAAAAATCGTGCTGGATAATATTCAGAAATCAGACCAGCTTTACGCCGAAGGATATTTATATTTTAAAGACCGGAGATATGAGGAATCTATCCCATTCTTTGAAAAAGCGCTTGAATTGAATCCCGACCACGCCAATGCCGCGAGACATCTTAAGATGTCTCTTGCCAATGTCAGGCAGACCACAGACAAGATATGGGATGATGAGAAGGATGTTTATTTTAACCAGGTGGGAGAACACTGGATGGTTAAAAAGAAAATGATAGGCGACGACAAAACTTATAAAAAAGTATCTGAATCCGAACAGGAAAGAAAATCTGCCGCAAAACTGAAGATGGAAAAGGAGCTTGAACAGGTTGTCCCTTCAATCAAGCTTAAAGACGCTAACCTTAAATACGTAGTCAAGCACCTTTCCGGTTTGAGCGGCGTCAATATACTTCTTGACCCGGCCGCCCAGGGAATGGAGGATCAGACCATAACAATTTCTCTTACCGATATCCCTCTTATGGAAGCCATAAAATATATTGTAAGGGCAAAAGGGCTGGTTTACAGGATTGACGATTACGCGGTGATAATTACCGACGCGGCGAACGTTTCAGATGAAGAAATGGAAACAAGGTATTACCAGCTGTCTTCCGGCGTCACAAGCGGTTCGACATTTACTACGAGTTTTGCCGAAGAAGCCGGGGAAACTACTACAATGGGAAGCGCGGCGGGAGTTGAATCGACAAAGACAATACAGGATGTCCTTGAGGAATCGGGTGTTCCTTTCCCCGACGGGAGCAAGATATTCCTTGATAAAAGGACAGGTATCCTTATCGTAAGGAATACCCCGAGAAACCTGAGTATAATCGAAGATGTCCTTCAGAAACTCGATATTGTTCCTTATCAGGTTGAGATTGAATCTAAGTTTGTTGAATTGACCGAAGATACGGCAAAAGAACTTGGTATTGAATGGATGCTGACAGACCAGATGACTTTATTCAAGCAGCATGACAAGAAACTGGTAGCGGACCCGAGGCCGTGGGCCGATTCCATCGGTAATCCGGAATTCGGGCAGTATGGCGCGAATTGGGGCAGGGAAGGCGTGACAAAGGGTGTAAGATTTCTCGAAGATACAACGGGAGAACCCTCGGGCAACATAATGAAAATATCAGCCGTACTGGGGGTTGCCGAATTCTCGGCAATACTGCATGCGCTGGATCAGAAAGGCGATGTAAACGTTCTCTCTTCACCGAGAGTTACGACGGTTAACAACAGCCAGGCTCAGATAAAGGTTGTAGATGAGATAATTTATCCTACCGAGTTTGAAATAACTCCTCCTTCGACCAACGATGCGGGAACGGTTATTACACCCGCGGTTATTATTCCGAGCGCTTTTGAAACCAGGGAAATCGGGATTTTACTCAGCGTGATACCTACTGTAGGTAATGACAAGAAAACAATAACCCTTGCGATGATACCCGAAGTGAGCGACCTTACCGGGTGGATTAACTACGGAACAACAGCCCTTCCCGCAAGACAGCCGACTTTTCAGACCAGGAATGTAAGCACAAGCGTGGTTGTCAATGACGGGGATACGGTTGTTATGGGCGGACTTATCAGGGAAGAAAAAACAGGGACGGATGATAAAGTGCCTATTATAGGGGATATCCCTCTTCTGGGAAGGCTTTTCAGGAATGAGACCCAGTCTAACCAGAAGATGAATCTTATTATATTCGTGACCGCAAAATTGATTACTCCGCGCGGCGACCTTCTCAGGGAATATATGGGTGAAACGGAAGAAAGCAGCGTTGATTTAAAACCGCTTGTAAAACAATAA
- a CDS encoding helix-hairpin-helix domain-containing protein: MDKVTVEANVNSLSRDEFTSFLKVSEDNAGEIVEYRENNGFFTDLKEFLKIAKVPVSRLQEVKDILSAELDLNSAGKKDIVKFFGDERLADAILFYRETQGLFKDEYDIISRGRIQGYWVVSCDIKIRILPPRPGRPAGEEIDESEVVIQMKGDDPILLRKGKVTQGKEYFARVYDKITKKEIMWNAGMNLSDKKLNFEIVEIRPDEVILNKKGEQYILKLKK; encoded by the coding sequence ATGGATAAAGTAACGGTAGAAGCTAATGTCAATAGCTTATCCCGGGATGAGTTTACCTCATTTTTAAAAGTCAGCGAAGATAACGCCGGGGAAATTGTTGAATACAGGGAAAACAACGGCTTCTTCACGGATTTGAAGGAATTCCTGAAAATTGCCAAAGTCCCGGTTTCAAGGCTGCAGGAAGTCAAAGATATTCTGTCGGCTGAACTGGACCTGAACAGCGCGGGCAAAAAGGATATCGTTAAATTCTTCGGAGATGAGCGGCTGGCTGACGCAATATTATTTTACAGGGAAACGCAGGGCCTTTTCAAAGATGAATATGATATTATTTCAAGAGGGAGAATACAGGGTTATTGGGTTGTGTCGTGTGATATAAAAATCAGGATACTGCCTCCCAGGCCCGGACGTCCCGCCGGCGAAGAAATTGATGAATCCGAAGTCGTTATACAAATGAAAGGGGATGACCCCATACTGCTGCGGAAAGGAAAAGTCACACAGGGCAAGGAATATTTTGCCCGTGTTTACGATAAAATCACAAAGAAAGAAATAATGTGGAATGCCGGGATGAATCTAAGCGATAAAAAATTGAATTTTGAGATTGTCGAAATCAGGCCGGATGAAGTAATATTAAATAAAAAAGGCGAGCAGTATATTTTAAAGTTGAAAAAATAA
- a CDS encoding alpha/beta hydrolase — MKIINVIVEILVLTGVIYFSFRWFEWKHIFYPDKKISDIPSDFGLKYEDITFYSIDDKKLNGWFISANKPLATIIYCHGNAGNISDRIDIAKLLHSMGFNVFLFDYRGYGKSRGIPGEKGLYLDAEAAYDYLSMRNDVDKGRIVLYGESLGGGAACNLALKRKVSAVITFGAFASIADMADVAFPKIPLKYFITMKFDNISKVKDIKCPKLIIHSADDTTVPFDQAKKLFEAASQPKEFFETSGGHTNDAILDNPLAAKKIKQFISQ; from the coding sequence ATGAAAATTATAAATGTTATAGTAGAAATACTGGTTCTGACCGGCGTAATCTACTTTTCTTTCCGCTGGTTCGAATGGAAACACATATTCTACCCTGATAAAAAGATATCGGATATCCCAAGTGATTTCGGCTTAAAATATGAGGATATCACCTTCTATTCCATTGACGACAAAAAGCTGAACGGCTGGTTTATCTCCGCCAACAAGCCCCTCGCCACAATAATCTACTGCCATGGGAACGCGGGTAATATTTCAGACAGGATAGACATAGCGAAACTGCTCCATTCCATGGGCTTTAACGTGTTTTTGTTCGATTACAGGGGGTATGGCAAAAGCAGGGGTATACCCGGAGAAAAAGGCCTTTATCTTGACGCCGAAGCCGCATATGACTACCTGTCCATGAGGAATGATGTTGATAAAGGCAGAATTGTCTTGTACGGCGAGTCCCTGGGCGGAGGCGCGGCCTGCAATCTTGCGCTGAAAAGAAAAGTATCCGCTGTAATAACTTTCGGCGCGTTCGCGTCCATCGCGGACATGGCCGATGTCGCTTTCCCTAAAATACCGCTGAAATATTTCATAACGATGAAATTCGACAACATATCAAAAGTAAAAGATATCAAATGCCCCAAACTTATAATTCACAGCGCCGATGACACAACGGTTCCCTTTGACCAGGCAAAAAAATTATTCGAAGCGGCGTCACAGCCGAAAGAATTTTTCGAAACTTCGGGCGGGCACACTAACGATGCAATCCTGGACAATCCCCTGGCCGCAAAAAAAATCAAACAATTCATATCACAATAA
- the pilM gene encoding type IV pilus assembly protein PilM: protein MNFNLDFLNPYKPVLGLDIGTSSIKLVELRKTPTGVKLVNCAIHEFDFDPEDKSIDQTNQIIISIQNMLAENNIKPSQVVIAVPGQSVFTRYVKLPAVEENKINQIISYEAQQQVPFPIDEVVWDYQIIGDKNSPELNVVLVAIKAEIISKLIESVSVAKLDTDIVDVAPLALCNSIIFNQKQTISGDCTGVLEIGAKTTNFVIIEGDNEWTRSIPIAGNMITKELQKEFALPYAEAEKLKRTEGFVLMGNEENLTEREKKVGVCIDRVVKRLYAEISRSIGFYRTQSGGSEIKKLVFAGGTSQLRNLKDYFGKKLNVATEMVEPFSQLEIDPFLGLEELASSKHMFSEAVGLALRKVHRCAIQVNLVPRKIARQREIARRKGYIILSAVVIYIIMLTLTFYSKGVSWMISARTNQYVLLIEEMQGFRKQINDQKDRIGKYENQLQVYKSLFDERVFWIDLILELEKITPENIWISKMSVKTGVAGEEEKNTSRARRSRRTQSAGAEDSEGKETGRERGDVLVLTGNTTGVFDDVNKYFNKLKESGFFMDDAGTRIVEAEKHSTDIRKFVFELKFSKNGEQADK from the coding sequence ATGAATTTTAATTTAGATTTTTTAAATCCTTATAAGCCTGTTCTGGGGCTTGATATCGGCACAAGCTCGATAAAACTGGTAGAACTCAGAAAAACACCCACAGGAGTAAAGCTTGTCAATTGCGCCATCCATGAATTCGATTTCGATCCCGAAGACAAATCAATAGACCAGACCAACCAGATAATAATTTCCATCCAGAATATGCTGGCTGAAAATAATATCAAACCGTCCCAGGTGGTTATCGCGGTTCCGGGCCAGTCGGTTTTTACAAGATATGTAAAACTGCCCGCCGTAGAAGAAAATAAAATAAACCAGATAATCAGTTACGAAGCCCAGCAGCAGGTGCCTTTCCCTATAGACGAAGTAGTATGGGATTACCAGATAATAGGCGATAAAAACAGCCCCGAATTAAACGTGGTGCTTGTAGCCATAAAAGCCGAAATAATATCCAAATTAATCGAATCCGTTTCCGTGGCAAAACTTGATACCGATATAGTTGATGTGGCGCCGCTGGCGTTATGCAACAGCATAATATTCAATCAGAAACAGACGATTTCCGGCGACTGCACCGGTGTTCTCGAGATAGGGGCCAAAACAACCAATTTTGTTATTATCGAAGGCGATAATGAGTGGACAAGAAGCATTCCCATCGCGGGCAATATGATTACCAAAGAGCTGCAGAAGGAGTTTGCCCTTCCGTATGCCGAAGCGGAGAAATTAAAAAGAACCGAAGGGTTTGTTTTAATGGGGAATGAGGAAAATCTTACGGAAAGGGAAAAAAAGGTCGGTGTGTGCATCGATAGAGTTGTTAAAAGATTGTACGCGGAAATTTCACGTTCGATAGGTTTTTACAGGACCCAGTCGGGCGGTTCGGAAATAAAGAAACTTGTGTTTGCGGGCGGAACCAGCCAATTAAGGAACCTTAAGGATTATTTCGGCAAAAAACTTAATGTTGCAACCGAAATGGTAGAACCTTTCAGCCAGCTTGAAATAGATCCTTTTCTCGGCCTTGAGGAATTAGCTTCTTCAAAACATATGTTTTCCGAAGCGGTAGGGCTTGCTTTAAGGAAAGTCCACAGGTGCGCCATACAGGTTAACCTTGTGCCCAGAAAAATCGCCAGGCAGAGGGAAATCGCCAGAAGAAAAGGTTATATCATTTTATCCGCCGTGGTCATTTATATAATCATGCTTACCTTAACTTTTTATTCGAAGGGTGTAAGCTGGATGATAAGCGCAAGGACAAACCAATACGTGCTTCTTATTGAAGAAATGCAGGGTTTTCGCAAGCAGATAAATGACCAGAAAGACAGAATCGGCAAATATGAGAACCAGTTACAGGTTTACAAGTCGCTGTTTGATGAACGTGTTTTCTGGATAGATCTTATACTTGAACTTGAGAAAATAACACCTGAAAACATCTGGATATCAAAAATGTCTGTCAAAACCGGCGTTGCGGGCGAAGAAGAGAAAAATACTTCGAGGGCAAGAAGAAGCAGGAGAACCCAGAGCGCCGGCGCCGAAGATTCAGAAGGAAAAGAAACGGGGAGGGAAAGAGGAGATGTTCTTGTCTTAACCGGCAATACGACAGGCGTTTTTGATGATGTTAATAAATATTTTAACAAATTGAAAGAATCGGGTTTCTTCATGGATGATGCGGGGACGAGGATCGTGGAAGCCGAAAAACACAGCACAGATATAAGAAAATTCGTCTTTGAGTTAAAATTTTCAAAAAACGGCGAACAGGCGGATAAATGA
- a CDS encoding type II secretion system protein M has product MIEIKKDVTLYITLGVLCVVMIVFLFILKGAISDRSAKEDELQKKITEYKVLLRSPDNISVATVSLLKKQEKRLKEIRDRAVTLLSNGADTAKVEFLEPIRFKDALLSYETRLVNRATAKGVELPKNLGFEEYEGVTLPQKEDIPLLMQQMDIIEEVVNLFIGTKVNKVSKIIRKETKMTQCRLIEDLCGELNFEIEMECATDSLIKFMAGLESQKFFLIIDDMSVTADKTNNVTIYLKAINFNRIKEQNETT; this is encoded by the coding sequence ATGATAGAGATTAAAAAAGATGTCACGCTTTATATAACGCTCGGCGTATTGTGTGTTGTTATGATAGTGTTCCTCTTTATTTTAAAAGGAGCTATTTCCGACAGGTCTGCGAAGGAAGATGAGCTGCAAAAGAAGATTACCGAATATAAAGTGCTTTTAAGGAGCCCGGACAATATTTCCGTTGCCACCGTATCGTTATTGAAGAAGCAGGAAAAACGGCTTAAGGAAATAAGAGACAGGGCGGTAACCCTTCTTTCCAATGGAGCCGATACGGCAAAAGTGGAATTCCTTGAACCTATAAGGTTTAAAGACGCGCTGTTGTCTTACGAAACCAGATTGGTTAACAGGGCAACGGCCAAGGGCGTAGAGCTGCCGAAGAATCTCGGGTTTGAAGAGTATGAAGGCGTCACACTCCCCCAAAAGGAGGACATACCTCTTTTAATGCAGCAAATGGATATAATAGAAGAGGTGGTGAACCTCTTTATCGGAACAAAGGTTAACAAAGTTTCCAAAATCATAAGAAAAGAAACCAAAATGACACAGTGCAGGTTGATAGAAGACCTGTGCGGAGAGCTTAATTTTGAGATTGAAATGGAATGCGCTACGGATTCATTGATTAAATTTATGGCAGGCCTTGAATCCCAGAAATTTTTCCTGATAATTGACGATATGTCCGTAACAGCGGATAAAACCAATAATGTGACCATATATTTAAAAGCGATTAACTTTAACAGGATTAAAGAACAGAATGAAACTACCTGA